The DNA window CTTTTTATCCACCCCTTTTCTCCCCTTTTCCCCTTTGTACGCTTCGCTCAAGCCCAAACATCACCGGTTTTTGCAGCCACCCAGCCCCTTAAACTAAGGTGTCATCGTTCAGTCATCATAACTTCGTAGCCGTCGTTTTTTCACGCATTTCATTCCTTTCCTCGCCCACAACCCCTCCACTTCCGGGAAACGCGGCGTCACGACGCTGAGCCATGGAAACAAGCAAATAACACGGGGGGGAAGTGGGGCGGGTAGTATGGAAGCGAAGAAGGCAGGGCAAAACCGGAGCGGAAGTAAacacgccgacggcggtatatttttctttttctttctttttcttttcttttttctttttttatTCTTTTCTTTTGGCGGAGGCTGCCTGACCTGCTCGCGCCAACTCCCTGGAGCCTGATATCTCCAAAGACCATGCCTGCCTTGAATAGTCCACAAGTCCCGAGGTCAGTACCACCGGGCGGGGTCCCCCATCTCTGGCCGAGGCAGGACCTGGTTCTCAATCCCCCGGGTCTCCTCGTCCAGTTTGAACACGTCGCCGTGCAGCCGGTCGTCGACGGTGCAGCCCCAGCGTGGATGTCCGGAGGAGGAAATGGTGCGGCTGCGCGTGCGGTTGTGCTGCCGGGGCTGCTCACGAGGGCGGTGAcggtcgggcggcggcggcgacgcggaaGCGGCTCGGTTCCGGCAGCACTACTGGGCCCCGTAGCGCTCGATGATGTgggcgacgcgctcggcgagctcgttGGCCTCGGAGCGggtggcggcctcggcgtagACGCGGCAGGCGTTCTcggtgccgctggcgcgGGCGAAGGCGCGCGCGTCCTTGTACTTCTTGACCGCCTGGTCGATCTCGTCCTGGGCGCCGGCCGGGTGCAACAGgcgccgctcggcgtcggtggtGCGGAAGCGGTCCTtgtcgccgacctcgacgcgCACGAGCCGGTTGGGCAGGTCCGCGTACGTCATGGCCCAGTCGCGCAGCGTCCAGTTCTTGTGCGCCAGGATCACCTCGACCAAGAGCATGTCCGAGATGGCGTCGCCGACCGTCTGGTTGATCAGGTCGCCCAGGGCGGCCAGCGTGTCGAGCGCGTCCTTTTGTGCGGGCGACTGCGGCTCGGCGTTCCGGAAGGCGCTGAGGGCGTCCGGAGAGAAGAGCACGGTGCCGTGGCCGTTCGCCTCGAAGTACACTCCAATGTCGAATCCCTGGGCGACATGGTGGAGGTGCTTGACGCCGGTCGGCGTGCAGATGACGGGAAGCCTCAGGTGCTGGGTGATGTAGGTTGTGCTGGCGCCGTTTGCATAAGCGGTTTGGACGACGCCGATGCGGAGGTCGTTCTTGAGGCCGGCACTCTCGACGAGGTCGCCGATAAAAGAGGCGGCAAGCGAGGAGATGCGGTCGCCGTCGAGCATGACGAAGCCGCTCTCCGGGTCGATCCAGTAGTAGATCAGCCGGTCAGCATCGCCGTCCAATGAGCAGCATCGGATGCCAGGCTGCTGCTTAGGGGACGGAGGGGCCCGCTGCTTCGTCTTGACGAAGTCGGCTCCGCACTGCAAGACATGTAAGCAGAGATGTCGGGCGAACGGGGAAGAAAAGGGTGACAGAGAGGGGGATCACACACCTCGAGATTGAGCACCTCGGGCCGGAGCACGTCGTCGTTGACGACCTTGACATCAAAGTTGACCTTGTCCTTGGGGATGTACTTGAGAAGCTCGGAGAGCTTCGGCCCCCCAACACCATTGGCGCAGTCCACCACAAGAGTGCCGTCGATCCTCCTGCCCCTCAAGGCCCGAACAAaggcctcggcgagcttctCGTAGTACCCAACCTCACTGACCTTGCCGTATGACAGCGGAGTGCCCTCACTGTTGGTGGCACGCACGAGATAGTGGAGCTGAGGGGTGGTGAGCAGCTTGTAGTCGACAtgctcggcgccggtggccgcgaggccggcgactAAGGCGGTGACGAGCGTGTGGCCCGAGGGTCTCGTATCACGACCGTAGATGACCTTGGCGGGGACAATGAGGTCGATCTTCAGCTCGGCAGCCAGCTTGTTGTAGACAGCgacgagctcgtcgtcgcttGGGGCGTTGACCAGGGCGGTGGCATAACGCTCCCAGTCCTGCTCAAGCATGTCGCCCATGGGATCGACGATCTTGACGCCgttgtcggcggccgggttgTGGCTGGCGGTGATCATAACACCGATGGCCTGGCCGTTGAGCTTGCGGCTGCGGAGGGACGCGAGCAAGCCGACACGGAACGAGATGCCCTCCAGCAGGTCTGCCTTCATGCGGAAGCCGGCTGTGCCATAGTTGTAGAACTGGCCCTTCGGGAGCGGCACGATTGGGTgcctggccgaggcggcgagaATCGCCTTGTCGTGGTTCTCCATAGCTGACGACGACGGTGGCAGGTAGAACTGGAAGATAAGATTGGAAGGTATTCGGTCGAGTACGTAGGGTACGAAGCTACAGGGCAGAGCTCCTCCTCAGCTGATCCGGGGTTGGTGCGGGGTACCTTGTGTTTATTGCACGGGAGGACAGGACGGGAGTGGATGTGCCGCGTTGGCTTGGGCAAAGTACGGAGTAGCAAGCGCTTGGATGACGCAAATTTTGGTGGTTGGAGGTCAGTTTCGGCCTCGGTTTTGAGCAGAAAGGAAAAGGGGAAGGAAGCTGGGAGCAAGGGGCATTCCTGAAGGGGCAGTGTTTAAAGGCAAGTCGGAAAGACCCTGGGGACCAGAGGCGGTGGAGGGTACGGAATACGGGGTACTCTGGACATGTACCTCCGTACGGGTACGAGCTGCCCCGCGCTGTTAACTCAGGAAGGTGAATGTTCAGGTAACGTCCGACCTGTGGAAGTCAAGGTGGGGTTGGCCTATCTTCAGGTATCTGCGCTAGCCGGATTAGGGATAGTGCGTTGGACTTGCCGGCCGCCTTGGCTCATCTGCAGGCGCCACACAACTGACCAAGCCACTGAGACGCGGCACGCGCACGTCGCTCGGGGAACGAGAACGGAACCGAGCCACGGTCAATCGATCGGCTCCGCTCTGCCATTGACACGCCGTGCTTGGGGCATCGACTAAACGGCGATGCACCAGACAATTGCAGATTGACGTGCTTCTTGAATCACGCCCATTGCTTTACCTCGCTCTTTTGATTTGCTGCCCCTTTGTCGCCCCCTTCTTGCCGATCTCTCTGTTTGTTGACTTTGGGCTTTACGCCCCCTTTTTGCTTGCTCCTCTTTTTTGCTCTCgtttttttcttcttgctTCGAGGCTGTGCCCTCCCAATGTCTCAGACCGCGTGCGCCAACCCCTTGCTGCTTGAGTGGGTCAAGGAGTGGTGGGACACGGCTCGGGAGCGCAACTCGAAGGGCGTCACCACTTACAAACATGCCTACGACTCGCTCAAGGCCTGCCCCATCCCCTTCGAGCATCCCTCGTCGCTCCAGCAGCTGAAGGGCTTCGGCCCGAAACTGTGCGAGCGGCTGACGGAGAAGCTCAGGCAGCATTGTGAGGAGAATGGCCTGCCGATGCCACCCCATCCGGCCACCAAAAAGCGAGCTGGGACATCGTCGAGtcccggcgacgagggcgcaGAGGATgggccggcgcgcccggcgAAGAAGGCAAAGAAAGCAAAGCCCTACGTGCCAGCCTACCGGTCTGGCGCGTATGCGCTGCTGCTTGCTCTGTCAAGCGCGGGAGAGGATGGTGCGGGGATGACCAAGGCTGAGCTGATAGAGGAGGCTCAGCCGCACTGCGACTCGTCCTTCTCGGCCCCGGCGGATCCGACCAAGTTCTACACCGCGTGGAACTCGATGAAGACGCTGCTGCAGAAGGAACTCGTGTATGAGCGGGGCCGGCCTCTCAAGAGATACGCCCTGACCGACGAAGGGTGGGAGGTCGCCCGGAGAATTCGGGAAACCGCTGTTCCCAaagccagcagcaccagcgacGCAAACCCGAACAttgcagctgctgcgccaAACAGGCAGCAACCTGCATTGCCTACAACAAGCCTGCAGCCGACAGTCGCTGCGGCAGTTGTTTtggatgacgaggacgatgacgTTCTTCCCCGCCACCAGCCCAGTAACCCAGAGTTCGAAGACGTGGTGGCCGAAGGGCATATTATATCTGACGATGCGGAGTTGCCATCATTCACCCCCATTAGACTAGCCCCTGGGTCGTTTACCGTTGAACTGCTTCTTGACGTCCGGGAGGTGAGAGCCAAGACGGACAGAGACTACAtgcaggaggagctggcgaAGCGAGGGGTCAAGCCTACGGTGCGCGCTCTGGATCTGGGCGATGCGCTGTGGGTGGCTCGATGCAACGAgcctggctggctggctcgGCACGGCGCAGAAGGCGACGAGGTGGTTCTCGATTGGATCGTCGAGCGGAAGAGGCTGGATGACCTCGTCGGTTCCCTGCGAGATGGCCGCTTCCACGAGCAGAAGTTCCGGCTGCGGCGCTCGGGGGTGAAGAATGTCATCTATCTCCTGGAAGAGATCAGCATGGATGCGACGCACTTCCAGAAGTACGAGGAGGCAGTCCAGTCGGCCATGGCGTCGATGCAGGTGGTTGATGGCTATTTCCTGAAGCAGACGCAAAAGATGGACGACACAATCCGCTACTTGGCGTCCATGACCAGGATGCTGAAGAAGCGCTACGAGGGGAAGACTCTCAACGTGATACCGACAAAAGTCTTGACGGCCAAGAACTATCTCCCGCTGCTGAAGCATCTTCGAGAGAAGCAGCCGTCGGTTAGCCACCACATCAGCTACCCCGCGTTTGCGTCGCTCGTCTCCAAGTCGAACAACATGGCTCTGCGGGACTTGTTCTTGAAGATGCTGATGTGCTCCAAGGGAGTGACGGGAGAGAAGGCGATCGAGATCCAGCGGGTCTGGAAGACACCAAACGAATTTGTCATGGCCTACGAGCAGTGCGGctcgggcgaggaggggAAGCGACGCAGGGCGGACCTCGTCTCGAGCAGGCTGGGACACCTTGTCGGGCGGAAGAAGATCTCCAAGGCGGTGAGCCAGAAGCTCGCAGAGGTCTGGGGGCAGGTCTGACCCGTCAGCGGATCTCTGGGAAATTCCCACAGACAGAAGATTCAAATATACCTTACGGCAGTACCAAGAAGCGCAACTTATCAGCTTTGCCGCCGTCCTCCAATCTTCATCtacccccctcctcctctttccCACTGTGAGCAGCAGAGCTCCCCTTAACAACCCGCTCCACGATCTTCTGCAACAACCCCCCTTCGCCCTCCCCCAGGCCCGCCAGATACCCCTGCAGGCTCTTCTCCACATACTTGGCCGTCATGTCCACCTCGACGTTGACCGTGTCGCCCACAGCCTTGGCGGCCGTCACGATGCGCTCCTGCGTGTAGGCGATCAGCATGACCTCCCACCAGCCCTCCTCATCGTTCACGCGCGTGACCGTCAGGCTGGCGccgtcgagcgcgacgaaGCCCTTGTAGACGACGTAGCGCAGCACGTCGCGGCGCGCGGGCGCCAGCCGCAGGGTCAGCGCGTTGCCGTCGGGCGCGCGCGCCAccaccgtcgccgtcgtgTCCACGTGGCCCTGCACGAAGTGCCCGCCCATGCGCGTGTCCGCCCGCACCGCCCGCTCCAGGTTCACgcgcgcccccgccgccagcgagccCAGGTTGGTCAGCCGCAGCGTCTCCGGCGCGATGCCCACCGTGAACAGCGGGCCCCCCTGGTCCGGGCGGGGGTCGAAGGAGGTCACGGTCAGGCACACGCCGTTGACGGCGATCGAGTCGCCTTGGTGGGCGTCGctgaggagggaggaggtcGGGGGCAGGGTGATGGTCAGGGAGGTGCCGCCCGTGGAGTCGGAGGGgttgagctcggcgacggctggGGGAGGGTTggaggggagggaagggagaGTTAGTTGAGCTGTGAGGAGAcgagggagaaggggggaaggaaggaaggaaggggggGCGTACTGCCGATCTCTTCGACAATTCCGGTAAACATGTTGAAGAGAGTGATTTGTTTGCGACTCTGAGTTTGGGATGAGTGAGTGACGGCGAGTCGGCAACGTCGGCTTTACCCTTTACCCCGCGGTAGAAGGCCCAGATTAAGCGAGTGGGTGATACTCCGTCCTTGGACCTGTGAATTACCCCTATAATGGCAAGCTTTGAACAGCCGAGCTCGGTTTGATTTTCTCCGGACCAGATCCGGACGTTATAGGACCTGTGAAGTGAAGCTCACGAGTTGGTTGTTCAACGCCGAAGCTACCCCGCCATCCAATCGTCGGAGATCGAACCGAGCCAagggtggacgttaaagaggtcccgccaagactaatttcggccaattgtcggcaatgtttttacaacgtttttacgcaaccccgatcgccaaggcgtttgcactatcgccaaggcgtttaagcggttagttcgccgggggtacgggggcggcgccagccccccgctagttaggattcgggttaaggttaggatacgagttaaggttagggtacgggttatcctccttttcttttttttcgatttggttgaggtttcgtgaagctatataaagttgttgcgacgagtctttgcgatttgttcgttgttgatgttgcttgAAGTCGTTgtggccccgcttaccccgtggcgattgtaaatacttgtaagcggcagtctccgaaattagtcttggcgggacctctttaacgtcgACCGAGCCAAGAGCTTGAGATGGGTTAGGGTTAAGTATGGCAAACCCCCAGAATTACAGCCGCCTCGCAGTTGTGTCAGTATCACCTTAGACACCCGACTCAAAGGACGACTGATCTACGACTTGCTCTTCTCCTAAGGACTTATGATTACTGATTTCTGCGCACCCCTACATACTTTTTCCTATTCCGTACCTCTTTCAGCTTTGGACATAGGTGGGCCGACACCACGGATACAGTGCGGCACAGTGCTGCCAAGATCCCGTAATGGAAGGATTCTAGTGTATGGTCCCAAGCAGGGGGCAGTGTGCTCGCGGCAGGCAACCAACCATGTCCCTTGCGACAAAGGGGCTGCCCTCGTGTAGATCTGCTGCGCTGACAGCAACCGACAACCTCGTCGCCTCCGCCCGCATGACCACCCGAGCACGATGCTGCTCCGATCGAAGCAGCTGTGGCGCTGGATACGGGTAGCAGTGCTGCTCGGCGTCTTCTGGGTGGTGCTCAACGTCGCgtacgacgacggcgacgcgctctcgccggccgcgcgctGGGGCgcccgcgacgccgacgatggCCCCGACATCTGCCGCCCGCACGGGTGGAAGCGCttccggccccggcccggcgacCGACCGCGCAAGGTGTACGACCTGCTGATGGTCAACTCGGAGCTCGACATGCTCGAGGTGCGCCTCAACAGCAccttcgacgccgtcgactACTTCGTGCTGGTCGAGAGCCGCAAGACCTTCACGAGCCTCGACAAGCCGCTGACGCTGCGCGACAACCTCGCCCGGTTCCGCCCCTACCACGCCAAGATCATCTACCACGAGCTCGAGCTCCCGCCGGGCTTCTCGCCGCGCCGCACCTGGGACATGGAGGATCTGCAGCGCAACGCGATGCTGACCCAGGTCTtcccgcgcctgcgcggcgaccaggcgccgcagctcggcgacgtGCTGGTCGTCTCGGACGTGGACGAGATcccgcggccgtcgacgttggcgctgctgcgcgcttGCCGCTTCCCGCGGCGCCTGACCCTGCGCAGCCGCTTCTACTACTACAGCTTCCAgtggctgcggcgcggcgaggagTGGCCCCACCCGCAGGCGACGTACTACCAGGGCGCGCGGCGCACGCTGCTGCCCAACAGTCTGCGcatcgccgacggcggcatgTGGCCCTTCCGCGAGTGGGAGAAGGGCGAGCTCGCCAACGCCAGCTGGCACTGCTCGTCCTGCTTCGAGaccgtcgacgagctgctcggcaaGATGGCCTCGTTCTCGCACACCAGCATGAATGCCGAACGGTTCCGGGATCGCCAGTGGATCGTGGAGAGAGTGCGGAACGGGAAGGACGTGTGGGACCGCGAGTCCGAGCAGTTCGACCGCGTGGAGGACAATCAGGATCTTCCGAGTTTCTTGCTGGAGAATAGAGAGAGGTTTGGGTATATGCTCAATCGCGACGGTCCGACGGCTGGTTTCAAGGACATAGAGGGATAGAAGGGCTCTGGCGTTTTGGAACGTGGAGTTAGGGAGGTGCATGAACTATTTACAGAGCCATGCGTCGCTGTGTCGCGTTGAACAGACCCGCGTTTGCGATCCAACGATTTGGCCCAACGCCGGGTACCTAGGGTGGCACACACGGTTTTCGTGGAAGGCATCATGGCAAGGGTGAGCTGTCTCTTCCCGAAACTGTATCACCACACTTCCGACCTTGCTGACGCCCCGTAGGACCCGAGATCTAGGACCCTTTGCTTCCTTTCCCGTTGTTTCGGTCACATACCACGATGCATCTGTCAACGACTTTACATATCCAGAGATATGTCTGCCCCGTCAACCTCGATCTGGTCAAACATGAAAATCTGGCTCCTTTGTGGCAGAGAAGAAGTGAGAGGCGTGTGAATCTCAGCTCGTACCACACCCAAGGGTGTGGCACGCCAGGGCTGTCGCTCAGTCTGGGGAACGGATACGGCATGCGAACAAGGAGAATAGGCAGCCGTGGTTCGTTGGCGGGTTAGGATGGTCGCACGAGGGGCATGGATGACGATGCTCTCCGAGCTAGCTGAAGGTTTACAGGTGTGGTGACTCTATGTTTGCCTGATACCCAAACGGTTCCTGCTCGTTCAGGATCCAAGGCTCAAGGGAAAAGCGCCATGGACGAAGGCACTCTCTATGCCCCCACACACCACTTACATACACCGCCAAGATATATACGGCAGGCCAAAGCGCTCTCCCTATTAGGCATGCCTGCAGCCACAGGACCAGTTGCAACGTCTGGAGTACTTTAATGGAGCCATTGCAAACAATTATATGGAAGTGATCAGTTTTCTGCCGGCTCCGGAGGAGTCAGGCTCAACTACCGCGCGGAGGACACTAGAGA is part of the Thermothielavioides terrestris NRRL 8126 chromosome 2, complete sequence genome and encodes:
- a CDS encoding glycosyltransferase family 17 protein (CAZy_ID 269837) translates to MLLRSKQLWRWIRVAVLLGVFWVVLNVAYDDGDALSPAARWGARDADDGPDICRPHGWKRFRPRPGDRPRKVYDLLMVNSELDMLEVRLNSTFDAVDYFVLVESRKTFTSLDKPLTLRDNLARFRPYHAKIIYHELELPPGFSPRRTWDMEDLQRNAMLTQVFPRLRGDQAPQLGDVLVVSDVDEIPRPSTLALLRACRFPRRLTLRSRFYYYSFQWLRRGEEWPHPQATYYQGARRTLLPNSLRIADGGMWPFREWEKGELANASWHCSSCFETVDELLGKMASFSHTSMNAERFRDRQWIVERVRNGKDVWDRESEQFDRVEDNQDLPSFLLENRERFGYMLNRDGPTAGFKDIEG